The Streptomyces puniciscabiei genomic interval GACGGTGTGCCGTTCTTGTCGAACGGGACGTCGTCGCGCAGCATCTCCCACAGCTTGTCGGCGTTGGCCTCGTCCGGCACGACGTGCTCGCGGTTCTGCGAGTCCGTGACGTTGGGCATCGTCAGCGACGTGATGCGGTTCGTCGGCACCGACTTCAGCTCCATGGCCAGGTCGTACAGCTTCTTGACCGAGCCGATCTCCTCGGAGACCTGGAGCGACTTGGTGGCCGCCTCGGCCAGGTCCATCAGCCGCCCGCTGTCCGTGAAGACGTTCTGGTGCTTCAGGGTGCGGACCATCGAGTTCAGGTACATGTGCTGGGCGCGGGCCCGCAAGGGGTCGCTGCCCCAGGCGTGCCGCGTGCGCAGCCACTGCAGGGCCTGCTCGTGGTAGATCTTCTGCGTCCCGGCCCTCAGCTTCAGCCCCGAGCCGCCGGGCTGGTCCGGCGTCGGGTGGTCCCAGACGTTCTGCTTCACACAGACCTCGACGCCGCCGATGGCGTCCGCCATGCTCACCACGCCGGCGAAGTCGATCATCATCCAGTGGTCGATGTAGACCCCGGTGAGCTTCTCCCAGGTGGCCAGCGTGCAGCCGGCCCCGCCCCGGGCCAGGGTGGTGTTGATGATGTCGTTGGTCGCCGGGTAGACCTTGCCGGTCTTGGGATCGGTGCACTTGGGGATGTCGACGCGGGTGTCCCGGGGGATGCTCACCATGGCGGCGCTCTTGCGGTCCGCGGACAGGTGGATGAGCATCTGCACATCGGCGAGCGGGGGAGCGCCGACGCTGTCCCTGCTGCCGCCGAGCTTCAGATCCTCCGGCGTGTTACGGCTGTCGGAGCCGATCAGCAGGATGTTCATCGGGGTCTGCCCGGCCGCGTTCGCCGGCGTCCTGTATGCCTTGGAGTCGTCGGCGCTGCTGCGCTGACCCTTGCGGATGTTCGCGTTCAGATGCTGGTAGTACAGGTAACCGGCGCCGGCCGTGCCGATTATCACCACCGCCAGCACGGTCGCCGACCAGCGCAGTGCGCGCCGTCTGCGCCGTGGCCGCTCGGCCGTGGAACCACCTCTGCGCCGCCCCCCGCCGTGCCGGCCGGACCCCTCGGGTGCCGTGCGGTCCTGCGGTGCGAGCGACATCGTGTCGTCGACCGCAGGGTCCTGCCCTCGCACATCGCTCTGCGCCAAACTTCCTGCCCTCCCCACCCTTGCGCGTACAAACGGGCCCGTCCCGCGTCCGGTTAGACGCACGACGGGCCCATTGGGTTACCTACGACGCGCACTTCACCTTGTCCGCCGTGGACTTGTCGACGTCCGGCGCCTTCTTCGGAGCGGTGAGCGAGACGCCCGCGCCCTTGAAGTCCTTGCCCAGGGTCAGCGTCATCGCCGGCAGTCCCTGGGAGTTGGTCACGCTCTTGCCGGGCTTGAGCGCGGAACCGGGCAGCCCCATGAGCTGGGCCAGCTCCCGGGCCTGGGCGGCCTGGTCGGGCGCGTACTCCAGCGTGGTCCGGTCCAGCTCCGCGGGCGCGTTGCCCGCGTTCTCCGACTTCAGCACGCCCTCCTGGTTCTGCAGCCAGTCGAGGGTCTCCTGCGCGCTGCCGGCGACGGCACCGCCGTTGAGGATCCGCACCCGCACCTCGGAGGGCGCGGACCTGCTGCCCTT includes:
- a CDS encoding LCP family protein, with translation MSLAPQDRTAPEGSGRHGGGRRRGGSTAERPRRRRRALRWSATVLAVVIIGTAGAGYLYYQHLNANIRKGQRSSADDSKAYRTPANAAGQTPMNILLIGSDSRNTPEDLKLGGSRDSVGAPPLADVQMLIHLSADRKSAAMVSIPRDTRVDIPKCTDPKTGKVYPATNDIINTTLARGGAGCTLATWEKLTGVYIDHWMMIDFAGVVSMADAIGGVEVCVKQNVWDHPTPDQPGGSGLKLRAGTQKIYHEQALQWLRTRHAWGSDPLRARAQHMYLNSMVRTLKHQNVFTDSGRLMDLAEAATKSLQVSEEIGSVKKLYDLAMELKSVPTNRITSLTMPNVTDSQNREHVVPDEANADKLWEMLRDDVPFDKNGTPSAAKQVADKAPATESPSTDPGRLGVLVRNATRTSTQAPVGGRANDISQVLAQKGYTRAAADTSGTLSQDSTVVQYPSADLQGDAQAVAKALGIPASAVKRSTDVSGVTVVVGADWRTGTSYPQRPKPKAGDTPDGSDALNGADTSTCMDVYKPYRW